The nucleotide sequence TGTTAAAAATGACAGCAACTAAAAACAAAAATAAAATAGGGGAAATAAGAATACAAAAGTCCTCTCTATGACTGCTAATTGGTGTGGCATATCTCCGAAGGCATCTCCCCTTGATATGCCGTCTATACTAAACCGTCTAACTGTTTCTTAAGTTCTTTCAGTTGGTCACGCACAGAGAAGAGGGTTTCCATAACCTTTTGGCTCTTGTCAGCACCGCTTCTGTTCTCCTGCAACATCTTTCGGGCAGCAGCAATCTTAAAGCCACGCACCTTGACAAGATTGTAAATAACCTTTATCTGTTCAATGTCTTTCTCCGTATATTGGCGTACACGATTGCCCGTCGTCTTAGGACGAAGGTGTGGGAACTCGGTTTCCCAGTATCTCAACAGACTCTCCGTAACGTTAATCTGCTGTGCCACTTCCTTAATAGAATAATACAGTTTGTACGGATTCTCTACCATGTCTTAGT is from Prevotella melaninogenica and encodes:
- a CDS encoding MerR family transcriptional regulator; this translates as MVENPYKLYYSIKEVAQQINVTESLLRYWETEFPHLRPKTTGNRVRQYTEKDIEQIKVIYNLVKVRGFKIAAARKMLQENRSGADKSQKVMETLFSVRDQLKELKKQLDGLV